From Elephas maximus indicus isolate mEleMax1 chromosome 1, mEleMax1 primary haplotype, whole genome shotgun sequence, a single genomic window includes:
- the GUCA1ANB gene encoding putative uncharacterized protein GUCA1ANB translates to MDTLTPANKLKDSQKTSVPSHGPKTSSGKKVKTPRPLLSRTWKQDREQSLAAAYVPVVVDPRGQNPDRLRFNFYTSQYSNSLNPFYTVQKPTCGYLYRRDTDHTRKHFDVPSANVVLWRS, encoded by the coding sequence gacTCACAGAAAACCTCAGTACCCAGTCATGGGCCAAAGACATCATCAGGCAAAAAGGTGAAGACCCCACGCCCACTGCTGTCCCGGACGTGGAAGCAGGACCGAGAACAGTCTCTGGCAGCAGCGTATGTGCCGGTGGTAGTGGACCCCAGGGGCCAGAACCCAGACAGGCTTAGGTTCAATTTCTACACCTCCCAGTACTCCAACTCTCTGAACCCTTTCTACACCGTGCAGAAGCCTACCTGTGGCTACCTGTACCGCCGGGACACTGACCACACACGCAAGCACTTTGATGTGCCTTCCGCCAATGTGGTCTTGTGGCGCAGCTGA